A region of Jonquetella anthropi DSM 22815 DNA encodes the following proteins:
- a CDS encoding DUF2207 domain-containing protein, with the protein MKLTLRKILSVFVVLCTVAVGASAAVRISDYDATVRPQKDGWTEISERLTVTADAETEWALERTISRNRRDGLASVPSDLALASVTCGENLQKAKLTSVGEGSWRISTPPVKFGDEKKQVWTLRYRVAGAVFPHDGAERLSWNVTSNKWSVPIDRVSATVIMPDEQVHLLGFAAATGNAKERGKDFRSEQDGDRSVKFQTLSGLPAGDALALSVDMTPCVFARAGGAEETGPSAAELASHTAQEAQKPAMKVIQPAVATQSTNPAQHAQPTQPAKQVFSNSRDRIMDYDVTVQVDRDGISQVTEKIKVWVSGLDQIKRGIDRVIPTLRLAPDHTEFSSDLKMKSISLDGQPVPWKSKDGKDEVVLYRVGDPDKYLSRGEHTFKFVYLVKRQVVSFKGYDELYWNATGNYWKFPIEKARARLALPQGAIIEAADYWTGATKSKEKNASSQKVDDRTWTFETTRPLDVQEGLTVAVKFNQGVVINKETVFVRFGLNNMMILTGIISAFLALLAWFIFGRDPRPGVIIPLFHAPEGVSAAVAERLFCGRMEGHIVGTAILSLATKGQITIEGNKKDGYVLNEAGEDVKKKYQNRPLTGDEKDFLAKLDLPVTLRKNTSDSSVIYGAYQELALDTEVALSDCAEDNMLIRIGLVLLTFVLVGVGCWLASPGGTEWILAVFMYAFGCVFISGVACGIRRSCQIPGGWLRRLLKGGFRLLFISLFIGVVLSGLFGYIADVPEALRPGMTVLAVMPYIIVWAVGFLGRLTPEGRQLKDQLLGLKKYICLAEKERMKLIDPPDKTPEHFEELLPYALALGVEHQWAESFAEIFKKLQAENQWTPSWYEGEGLAFAASSFCSDISSSMSDVISSEVAREMRAAAASGSGGGFGGGGCGGGGCSGGGGGGGGGGGW; encoded by the coding sequence GTGAAGTTGACGTTGCGAAAAATACTTTCGGTCTTCGTGGTCCTTTGCACCGTCGCCGTCGGGGCGAGTGCCGCGGTTCGGATATCCGATTACGACGCCACGGTGAGGCCGCAGAAAGACGGCTGGACCGAGATCTCCGAAAGACTGACTGTGACAGCCGACGCCGAAACCGAATGGGCGTTGGAACGAACTATATCCCGAAATCGACGGGACGGCTTAGCCAGCGTTCCAAGCGACTTGGCCCTCGCGTCGGTAACGTGCGGTGAGAACCTCCAAAAGGCCAAGCTGACATCGGTCGGAGAAGGCTCTTGGCGTATCAGCACGCCGCCGGTGAAATTCGGCGACGAAAAAAAACAGGTGTGGACGCTTCGTTATCGAGTTGCCGGGGCGGTCTTCCCTCACGATGGGGCGGAGCGGCTCAGCTGGAACGTGACAAGCAACAAGTGGAGCGTGCCGATTGACCGAGTTTCTGCGACGGTCATCATGCCCGACGAGCAGGTTCACCTGTTGGGGTTTGCCGCTGCGACGGGCAACGCCAAGGAAAGGGGAAAGGACTTTCGCTCCGAGCAGGATGGGGACAGGTCGGTAAAGTTTCAAACGCTGAGCGGTTTGCCGGCCGGCGACGCTCTGGCGTTGTCCGTCGACATGACACCATGTGTCTTTGCCCGCGCCGGCGGAGCGGAAGAAACTGGCCCGTCTGCCGCCGAGCTGGCTTCTCATACCGCGCAGGAAGCTCAGAAACCGGCCATGAAGGTCATTCAGCCGGCAGTGGCAACACAATCAACAAATCCGGCACAACATGCACAGCCAACGCAGCCGGCAAAACAGGTCTTTTCAAACAGCCGGGATCGGATCATGGATTATGACGTGACGGTTCAGGTTGATCGTGATGGGATTTCTCAGGTCACGGAAAAGATCAAGGTCTGGGTCAGCGGCTTAGACCAGATCAAGCGGGGAATTGACCGCGTTATTCCGACTCTGCGGCTCGCGCCTGACCATACCGAGTTTTCTTCTGACCTGAAAATGAAGTCCATATCGCTGGATGGTCAGCCTGTGCCTTGGAAAAGCAAGGATGGAAAAGACGAAGTGGTCCTGTATCGGGTCGGAGACCCGGACAAATACCTTTCCCGCGGCGAGCATACCTTCAAGTTTGTCTATCTGGTCAAGCGTCAGGTCGTCAGCTTCAAAGGCTACGATGAGCTGTACTGGAACGCCACAGGGAACTATTGGAAATTCCCCATCGAAAAGGCGAGAGCCCGGCTGGCGCTTCCGCAGGGTGCGATTATTGAAGCGGCGGATTATTGGACCGGCGCGACCAAATCGAAAGAAAAGAACGCCTCAAGTCAAAAGGTTGACGACCGGACGTGGACGTTCGAGACGACGCGCCCGTTGGACGTCCAAGAGGGCCTGACGGTTGCCGTGAAGTTTAACCAAGGCGTCGTAATCAACAAAGAAACGGTCTTCGTGCGGTTTGGGCTGAACAACATGATGATCCTGACGGGGATTATTTCTGCCTTTTTGGCCTTGCTCGCGTGGTTTATTTTTGGCAGGGACCCTCGGCCGGGAGTCATCATTCCGCTGTTCCACGCGCCGGAGGGCGTTTCGGCGGCGGTCGCAGAACGTTTGTTTTGCGGGCGCATGGAGGGGCATATCGTCGGCACAGCCATTCTGTCCCTAGCCACGAAAGGTCAGATCACGATTGAGGGAAACAAAAAGGACGGGTACGTTCTGAACGAGGCCGGAGAAGATGTCAAAAAGAAGTATCAAAACCGGCCTTTGACAGGAGACGAAAAGGACTTCCTAGCCAAGCTCGATTTGCCGGTGACCCTCAGGAAAAACACATCGGACTCATCCGTAATTTACGGCGCGTACCAAGAGCTGGCTCTCGACACGGAGGTTGCACTTTCTGACTGTGCTGAAGACAACATGTTGATCCGCATAGGATTGGTCCTGCTGACATTTGTGCTTGTCGGAGTGGGATGCTGGCTTGCAAGTCCAGGCGGAACCGAATGGATTTTGGCGGTATTCATGTACGCCTTTGGCTGCGTTTTTATTAGCGGAGTCGCGTGTGGGATACGGAGAAGCTGTCAGATACCCGGCGGCTGGCTCAGAAGGCTACTGAAGGGCGGTTTTCGCCTGCTCTTCATCAGCCTTTTCATTGGAGTTGTCCTCAGCGGACTTTTTGGGTATATCGCCGACGTGCCCGAAGCTCTCAGGCCGGGGATGACCGTGCTCGCCGTCATGCCGTATATCATCGTCTGGGCGGTGGGATTTTTAGGCCGGTTAACCCCTGAGGGCAGGCAGCTGAAAGACCAGCTGTTGGGACTGAAAAAGTACATTTGTTTGGCTGAGAAAGAGCGGATGAAGCTCATAGACCCACCGGACAAGACGCCGGAGCACTTTGAAGAGCTTCTGCCGTACGCTCTGGCTCTTGGCGTCGAACACCAGTGGGCCGAGAGCTTTGCGGAGATCTTTAAAAAGCTGCAGGCTGAAAATCAGTGGACGCCCTCGTGGTATGAAGGAGAAGGCTTGGCGTTTGCTGCCTCGAGCTTCTGTTCCGACATTTCTTCGAGCATGAGCGACGTCATCTCTTCAGAAGTGGCCCGCGAGATGAGAGCGGCGGCGGCGTCAGGCAGCGGCGGCGGCTTCGGCGGTGGCGGCTGCGGCGGTGGCGGCTGCAGCGGCGGCGGTGGCGGCGGTGGCGGCGGTGGCGGTTGGTAA
- a CDS encoding exonuclease SbcCD subunit D C-terminal domain-containing protein — MKILHTSDWHLGKRLFGHNLREASESFCSWLVGLLEAERVDALLVSGDVFDSSTPPLWAQRCYFDVLLKARELCRAVVVTSGNHDSAEFLEITGIPLRELGIFVFGRPAEDLTEQVVMVQNASSEPVGLVAAQPFLHESDLHRGSSLEDIEALREETYRCAQSRFAELYAASRALNPERLPVVCMAHLFAVGAKVGEGDGMRDLAIGGLDAFDCRALAGFDYVALGHVHRAQNVVGEAVRYSGSPLALGFGDAGAVKTLSIVDVSAGETPIVREIPVPPFVKLARLSGSFAEILERLAELTAKGEPVWVELTLSEPSRGRDLWSEFQQTAQDSPVEILCVHVPDDPAATLASCPQQLEEMSPTEVFRKLMEETGVESARRESLETLFNRFVQELDAGSEK, encoded by the coding sequence TTGAAAATTCTCCACACGTCGGACTGGCATTTAGGAAAACGCCTGTTCGGGCACAACCTTCGGGAAGCGAGTGAGAGCTTTTGCTCTTGGCTCGTCGGCCTGCTTGAAGCCGAACGGGTCGACGCGCTGTTGGTGAGCGGCGACGTGTTCGATTCCTCCACGCCGCCGCTGTGGGCGCAGCGCTGCTATTTTGACGTCCTGTTGAAGGCCCGGGAACTCTGCCGGGCCGTAGTTGTCACGTCAGGGAACCATGACTCAGCGGAGTTTTTGGAGATAACAGGGATCCCGCTTCGGGAGCTTGGCATCTTCGTTTTCGGGCGACCCGCCGAAGACCTGACGGAGCAGGTTGTCATGGTTCAAAACGCTTCCAGCGAGCCGGTTGGGCTCGTGGCGGCTCAGCCATTTCTCCATGAGTCGGACCTTCACCGCGGCTCATCGCTGGAAGACATTGAGGCTCTCCGAGAAGAGACGTACCGCTGCGCGCAGTCCCGCTTCGCCGAACTGTACGCCGCTTCCCGCGCGCTGAACCCCGAGCGGCTTCCTGTGGTGTGCATGGCTCATCTGTTCGCCGTGGGAGCAAAAGTCGGCGAGGGAGACGGCATGCGGGATTTGGCTATCGGCGGGCTTGACGCGTTCGACTGCCGGGCGCTGGCGGGCTTCGACTACGTGGCGCTCGGTCACGTTCATCGGGCGCAGAACGTGGTCGGAGAGGCGGTTCGCTACTCCGGTTCGCCTCTGGCGCTCGGCTTCGGCGACGCCGGAGCAGTGAAGACTCTCTCTATTGTGGACGTCAGCGCTGGGGAAACGCCGATCGTTCGCGAAATTCCTGTCCCGCCGTTTGTGAAACTCGCCCGATTGAGCGGCTCTTTTGCGGAGATCTTAGAACGCCTAGCCGAGCTGACGGCAAAGGGAGAGCCGGTTTGGGTAGAGCTGACGCTCAGCGAGCCTTCTCGGGGCAGGGACTTGTGGAGCGAGTTCCAGCAGACGGCTCAGGACAGTCCGGTTGAGATACTGTGCGTTCACGTTCCTGACGATCCGGCCGCCACGTTGGCCTCTTGTCCTCAGCAGCTGGAAGAGATGTCTCCGACGGAGGTGTTCCGTAAGCTGATGGAAGAAACCGGCGTCGAATCGGCCCGGCGGGAATCGCTGGAGACGTTGTTCAACCGTTTTGTCCAAGAGCTGGACGCCGGGTCCGAAAAATGA